The Marinobacter antarcticus genomic sequence CATTTCCGGGTGCGAATCCAGGCTTCTGAAATTTCACGGGTGTGATCGTCGCTGAAGCGTTCCTGCACGCTAATTTCGCTCTTTTCGGCCTGGTTCAGTGCCGTGCGCAGAATCTGTTTTTTCTTGCCGCTGAGAGACCACTTGCTGAGGTCGATACGGGATTCACTGCCAAACTGCGTCCCATACAGGCCAAAACGCAGGTGCATGAATTCGACCACCGGATTGGAAACCTGAACATAAGAGGCGTTGGGGTATCGCTTGTGGAAGCGCTCAAGAATCGCACCGAAGTTTTCCGGGGCGCCGTATGTGTTCCAGGTAGTTGTAGATTTTATGGAAGGCATTGTTGGCAAACAGCCAGAACGTGAAAACGGCCATGTACCAGTACAGCTTCTTGAGCGTGCGTGAGAAAACGTTGCCTGTCGGGAAGCAGAAGTCCCCCACAACAACGCTGGCATCTGCCTTGCCAAGATGAATCAAGTGCTCCAGAACACGCACCATCATGGCTTCGTCAAATACATTGAGGAAGAAGTTGGCGACGACCATGTTGTACTGGCCGAACTCCTCCACCTTCATGATGTCGCTGTGAATGCGGCGAATGTTCAGGTGAGGGGCTTCACTCGTCTGGGCTTCTCCAAACTTCCGCAACATGGTTTCTGACAGGTCAACAACGGTAACGTCAGCTCCCAGTTCAGCTGCGCGTATGGCATCTCGGCCATGGCCGACACCGGCAAAGAGGATGCGGTCTCCGGGTTTTACCGTCTCTACATCCAGCATGGCAGTTTTACAGCGATGAATGTTTTTTCCGCTATAGAGATTACTCAGGAAATCGTATACGGGGCCAATATAACGGTACTTGTCGCGCATGATGACAGCTGCCTGTTCTTGTTCGCTGGGATATTGCCACCGTTATTGTGATTTTTGCCGTGACGAATTGTTTCGGGCGTTTCGGTGGCCAATGCCTTGTGAATCCGAGCTTAGAGAACGGGGTAGCGAAATTATGTGCAGCAATACGCATTTCCGGATACACAAATTAACGCAAGGCAATACTTTGCAAACAGGGTCAAGGTTTGTGTTAGGAATGTAGGACAATATACGACGTGAGGATGGCTTCGGAGTCAGCTGGATACGGCGGTGCGGACCGTTGCTTGTGTCAGTAGTTTGCTGATATCACTGGCCGGCTGTGCGGGGCCATAGAAAAAGCCCTGTACCTGCTGGCAACCAAGGTTGCGCAGGTACTCAAGCTGTTTGCCCGTCTCCACGCCCTCGGCTACGATTTCGAGTTTCAGCCCGTGGGCCATGGCAACAATAGCGTTAACAATGCAGGTATCATCCGCGCCACTGCGAATGGCTTGAACGAAAGACTGGTCTACCTTCAGCGTATGGATAGGTAACCTGTGCAGATAGTTGAGTGATGAATAGCCAGTGCCAAAGTCATCAATGGCGATGCGGACGCCCAGATCTGCCAGCTCACGGAGCTTCTGGCTGATCTGTTCCAGGTCATTCATGATCACGTTTTCGGTAATTTCGATTTCCAGATTACCTGGAGGGAACTGGGTGGCGTTAACCCGTTCCATCAGGGTTTCCACAAACCGGGGGTGCTCTACCTCAACAGGGGAGAGGTTGACGGCCAGGCGCAGATCCTGATGGCCGGAGCGGATCCACTGGCCGACATCCCGGCAGGCCTGGTCCAGAACCTGTTCGCTCAGCTGGCTGATCAGCTTGGTTTCTTCTGCCAGGTCCAGGAAATCCCGGGGGTAGAGTAAGCCACGCTCAGGGTGCTGCCAGCGCACCAGGGCTTCGAGCCCCAAAATCCGGTTCGTTTGTGCGCAAACCTGGGGTTGATAAAATACGCGCAGCTCACCCTTCTCAAGTGCCAGGCGCAGATCCCGCTCCAGGTTCAGGCGGTTCGTGCTGTCGATACTCATGCTCTCTGAGAAAAAGCGGTAGCTGTCTTTGCCCTTGGCTTTGACGTGGTACATGGCGATATCGGCGTTCTGGATAAGCTGATCCAT encodes the following:
- a CDS encoding class I SAM-dependent methyltransferase, with amino-acid sequence MRDKYRYIGPVYDFLSNLYSGKNIHRCKTAMLDVETVKPGDRILFAGVGHGRDAIRAAELGADVTVVDLSETMLRKFGEAQTSEAPHLNIRRIHSDIMKVEEFGQYNMVVANFFLNVFDEAMMVRVLEHLIHLGKADASVVVGDFCFPTGNVFSRTLKKLYWYMAVFTFWLFANNAFHKIYNYLEHIRRPGKLRCDS